Genomic segment of Maricaulis maris:
AAAATTCGATGCCTGGGCGCTGGTTGATGATGCGCACGGGGTCGGGATTCTTGGCGAGGGGCGCGGCACTGGTCACAGCTTCCAGCCTCCGGCCCTCGCCCCGCTGCAGATGGGAACCCTGTCCAAGGCGCTGGGAAGCTATGGAGGCTATCTGTGCGCCTCGCGCGCGGTGTGCGACCTGCTGCGCAGTCGCGCCCGCCCGCTTGTCTTCACGACGGCGCTGCCTCCGGCCAGCATCGCGGCCGCGCTTGCCGCACTCGACCTCATCGAAAGCGACACCGCCCTGCGCGAACGCCCGATGCAGCTGGCGCGCCGGTTCTGCGCCCGTCTCGGATTACCGACCCCGACATCTCCCATCATTCCGATCGTGCTGGGTCACGCAGACAGCGCGCTGGCCGCTTCGCGGGCGCTTCAGGAGGATGGCTTCCTCGTCGCTGCCATTCGCCCACCGACCGTGCCGGAGGGCACAGCGCGCCTGCGTATCACGATCAGCGCGGCACACAGCGAGGCGGACATGGACCGCCTGGCTGCCGCCCTTCAATCCATTCGCCAAACGACCGAGGCTGCCGAGTAATGCGACCGCTCTTTTTTACCGGAACCGGCACCGATATCGGCAAGACCCACATCCTGTGTGCCCTCATCCGCGCTTGGCGTGAGAGCGGTCGCACGATGCGGGTGCTCAAGCCGGTGATCTCGGGCTTCGACCCGTCCGCACTGAATGACACCGACACCATCCGGCTGATGCGGGCCAATGGCGAACCTCTGACCGGAGAAGGCGTACAGGCCGTCTCGCCCTGGCGTTTCAGGGCGCCGGTCTCGCCGGACTTCGCCGCGCGCAAGGAACGCCGTGAGCTGGTTTTGGACCAGGTCGTCGGCTGGTGCCTCGATCATATCGATCGCGAGATGCCGACCGTGATCGAAGGCGCGGGTGGTGTGATGTCACCGATCGCCAGTGACGGTCTGAACCTCGATCTGATCCGCGAACTGGATGCGCACCCGGTCGTGGTGGCAGGCAGCTATCTCGGGACCATCTCGCACACGCTGACAGCCCTTCGGGCACTGGACGGCCGCTGTACCGTGATCCTCAACGATCACCCGCGCAGCGACACACCCATCACCGAAACCGCCCGCACCATTGCCCGGTTTGCGCCGCGCGCCGATGTGCGAATTTTTGACGAGACCGGACCGGCAGCGCTAATCGACCTGTTCGAGCGCGCCACCGAGACCCAGCTCGACTAGCGCCCCCATCGGGCGCGCCAGCCCCGCTCATCGACATGTACAAAGGCGCCGTGATGCGCGTTCGGTGCATATTCGCCGAGCCCGCCGGGTTGCCAGTCCTGGTCCTCTGCCGCCGCAAGCGCCTCGACCAGGTCGAACAGGGCCGCCGCGTCCCGGCGATCAAGGACGCCGTCACCATTGAGGTCATCCATCACGCCATCACCATCGGTGTCGATGAAGATGTCTGCGGCGCCGCCATAGATGTGGCGCGAATTCTCGCCATTGCCGAGACCGGCATTGTAGGCCGGGGTCCGATAGCCGCTCATGACGGTGAAACTGTCCGTCCGCCAACCGCGCGCATTACTGGCCTCCAGAATGCGTTCAAGCTTCAGGATCAGGCGTTCGGACAGGACCAGATAGCGCGCCTCCCCCTCACCCTCCTGCTTGCACAGGAACTGGCCCAGACGGAAGTGCGG
This window contains:
- the bioD gene encoding dethiobiotin synthase, with amino-acid sequence MRPLFFTGTGTDIGKTHILCALIRAWRESGRTMRVLKPVISGFDPSALNDTDTIRLMRANGEPLTGEGVQAVSPWRFRAPVSPDFAARKERRELVLDQVVGWCLDHIDREMPTVIEGAGGVMSPIASDGLNLDLIRELDAHPVVVAGSYLGTISHTLTALRALDGRCTVILNDHPRSDTPITETARTIARFAPRADVRIFDETGPAALIDLFERATETQLD